One stretch of Microcebus murinus isolate Inina chromosome 12, M.murinus_Inina_mat1.0, whole genome shotgun sequence DNA includes these proteins:
- the LOC105855649 gene encoding LOW QUALITY PROTEIN: uncharacterized protein LOC105855649 (The sequence of the model RefSeq protein was modified relative to this genomic sequence to represent the inferred CDS: inserted 4 bases in 3 codons; substituted 1 base at 1 genomic stop codon), with product MRKSRERRTRKRRHGGEKAKQESKRKKKGERKTARLLRTETVVALCGIAKTRPSPGPGGTWGSPRAPSSSLRGPRGCLRCGRRSPIHSSWPPGEARRVSAVPSTSRLIIYLFLPGWLGSKALRRGRPPPGGRGAGSRAAGGGRAGREGGRSDQVSANLGHPRASRSRGXEPRGGAFCQDVSAPQHASDLINPLGKDXGSGWRNGCGELXKLTCATIKRAAALADSPRAAGIERAPEPAAGGPGSTLPSQEKRTKRGDGLGDGPALQTLQSLETKPPLQASTSGRDKGSEEIQRLMGRWWLSGFRWXGALGERHNG from the exons ATGAGGAAAAGTAGGGAGCGGAGAACGAGGAAGAGAAGACACGGAGGCGAAAAGGCAAAACAggagtcaaagagaaagaagaaaggggagaggaagaCGGCGAGGCTGCTCCGGACCGAAACGGTCGTGGCTTTGTGCGGGATCGCGAAGACTCGCCCCTCGCCAGGGCCGGGAGGGACCTGGGGAAGTCCTCGCGCCCCGAGCTCCTCCCTTCGGGGACCCCGGGGGTGTCTGCGCTGCGGCCGCCGCTCCCCCATACATTCCTCGTGGCCACCGGGGGAAGCGCGCCGGGTCTCCGCCGTCCCTTCCACGTCCCGGCTGATAATTtacctcttt CTGCCGGGGTGGCTCGGGTCGAAAGCGCTGAGACGGGGCCGTCCCCCGCCCGGGGGCAGGGGCGCAGGGagccgggcggcgggcggcgggcgggcggggagggagggaggaaggagcgaCCAGGTCAGCGCAAACCTGGGGCACCCCAGGGCTTCCCGCAGTCGGG ATGAGCCCCGGGGAGGAGCCTTTTGCCAGGACGTGAGCGCGCCCCAACACGCCTCAGACCTCATAAACCCACTTGGCAAAG CGGGAAGCGGCTGGCGGAACGGCTGCGGTGAACTCTAGAAATTAACCTGCGCTACAATTAAACGCGCTGCTGCCCTCGCAGACTCACCTCGAGCGGCCGGGATAGAGAGAGCTCCCGAGCCGGCCGCGGGGGGACCTGGCTCCACCCTCCCGTCCCAGGAGAAGAGGACAAAAAGGGGAGATGGACTTGGAGATGGCCCCGCCCTTCAAACGCTCCAATCCTTGGAAACCAAACctcctctccaagcctccacGTCTGGAAGGGACAAAGGCAGCGAGGAGATCCAGAGGCTGATGGGGAGATGGTGGCTTTCGGGCTTCCGATG GGGCGCGTTGGGGGAAAGGCACAATGGCTAA